Proteins encoded by one window of Vigna radiata var. radiata cultivar VC1973A chromosome 5, Vradiata_ver6, whole genome shotgun sequence:
- the LOC106762873 gene encoding succinate dehydrogenase [ubiquinone] iron-sulfur subunit 2, mitochondrial-like, with product MAATGLLKRAAQRVPSSPAFKLAFIRAHASEAQAQQVEPKARDTTSLKTFQIYRWNPENPSKPELKDYQINLKECGPMVLDALIKIKNEIDPTLTFRRSCREGICGSCAMNIDGCNGLACLTKIPSASTASTITPLPHMFVIKDLVVDMTNFYNQYKSIEPWLKRKNPPPVPGKEILQSKRDREKLDGMYECILCACCSTSCPSYWWNPESYLGPAALLHANRWISDSRDEYTKERLDAINDEFKLYRCHTILNCARACPKGLNPGKQISHIKSLQPKA from the exons ATGGCGGCGACGGGGTTGCTGAAGAGAGCGGCGCAGCGGGTGCCGTCTTCGCCGGCGTTCAAGCTGGCATTCATCCGGGCCCACGCGTCGGAGGCCCAGGCCCAGCAGGTGGAGCCGAAGGCACGCGACACGACCTCCCTGAAGACCTTCCAAATCTACCGGTGGAACCCTGAGAACCCGTCGAAACCGGAGCTGAAGGACTACCAGATCAACCTGAAGGAGTGCGGGCCCATGGTCCTGGACGCGCTCATCAAGATAAAAAACGAGATCGATCCCACCCTCACCTTCCGCCGCTCCTGCCGCGAGGGAATCTGCGGCTCCTGCGCCATGAACATTGACGGCTGCAACGGCCTCGCTTGTCTCACCAAGATTCCGTCCGCATCGACGGCCTCCACCATAACGCCGTTGCCGCACATGTTCGTGATCAAGGACCTGGTCGTGGACATGACCAACTTCTACAACCAGTACAAGAGCATCGAGCCCTGGCTCAAGCGGAAGAACCCGCCGCCGGTGCCAGGGAAGGAGATCCTGCAGAGCAAGAGGGACCGCGAAAAGCTCGACGGGATGTACGAGTGCATTCTGTGCGCCTGCTGTAGCACATCCTGCCCTAGCTACTGGTGGAACCCCGAGTCATATCTCGGACCCGCTGCCTTGCTCCACGCTAACAG GTGGATAAGCGACAGTCGTGATGAGTACACTAAAGAGAGATTGGATGCCATTAATGACGAATTCAAGCTCTATCGTTGCCACACCATATTGAACTGTGCTCGTGCCTGCCCAAAGGGGTTGAACCCAGGAAAGCAAATCTCACATATCAAGTCACTTCAGCCTAAAGCCTAA
- the LOC106762539 gene encoding ALA-interacting subunit 3 yields MPSSSAAGAGSTDPTAARRNTKRPKYSKFTQQELPACKPILTPRAVISAFLLVSIVFVPIGVASLIASRKVVEIVFRYESTCIPNNVTDKVAYIQSSASKACNITLHVHKHMKSPIHVYYQLDNFYQNHRRYVKSRSDEQLRDRNKENSTSACKPEDTANGKAIVPCGLIAWSLFNDTYSFSRDNRNLKVNKEGISWKSDREHKFGKDVFPKNFQNGSIKGGAILDESIPLSKQEDLIVWMRTAALPTFRKLYGRIEEDLNEGDTINVILQNNYNTYSFNGKKKLVLSTTSWLGGKNDFLGIAYLTVGGLCFFLALAFTIVYFVKPRQLGDPSYLSWNRNPGGH; encoded by the exons ATGCCTTCTTCAAGTGCAGCCGGTGCTGGATCCACCGACCCCACAGCTGCAAGAAGAAACACCAAGCGACCCAAGT ATTCAAAGTTTACCCAGCAAGAACTTCCAGCGTGTAAGCCAATTCTCACTCCACGAGCG GTTATTTCTGCATTCTTGCTTGTCAGCATTGTATTCGTTCCTATTGGAGTTGCTTCGCTAATTGCTTCGAGGAAG gttgttgaaattgtttttaGGTATGAATCAACGTGCATACCAAATAATGTTACTGACAAGGTAGCATACATTCAAAGTTCTGCGAGTAAAGCATGCAACATAACACTACAT gtGCACAAGCATATGAAGTCACCTATTCATGTCTACTATCAGCTTGACAACTTTTACCAGAATCATCGCCG aTATGTTAAAAGCCGAAGTGATGAGCAATTGAGGGATCGTAATAAAGAGAACTCCACGAGTGCGTGTAAGCCTGAAGATACAGCCAATGGAAAGGCGATTGTACCTTGTGGTCTTATAGCTTGGAGTTTATTCAATGACACTTACAGTTTCTCCCGGGACAACAGGAATTTGAAAGTGAACAAGGAAGGCATCTCTTGGAAGAGTGATAGAGAGCACAAATTTGGAAAAGATGTTTTCCCTAAAAACTTCCAGAATGGTTCTATTAAAGGTGGTGCAATCCTCGATGAATCCATACCA TTGAGTAAGCAGGAGGATCTTATTGTCTGGATGCGAACCGCTGCTTTGCCAACTTTTAGGAAGTTGTATGGAAGGATAGAAGAGGATCTGAATGAAGGTGATACCATAAATGTAATACTGCAAAATAACTATAACACATACAGTTTTAATGGCAAGAAAAAGCTTGTATTGTCAACTACTAGCTGGCTTGGTGGGAAGAATGACTTCCTGGGCATTGCCTACCTCACTGTCGGAGGATTGTGCTTCTTTTTGGCTCTGGCTTTTACCATTGTATATTTTGTCAAGCCAAG GCAACTTGGAGATCCCTCATATTTGTCATGGAATAGAAATCCAGGAGGGCACTGA
- the LOC106762637 gene encoding pentatricopeptide repeat-containing protein At3g46610-like, with product MISIWPFKVNNLVVPRFEISHSGISDPNRRRRVKLGFVFKVSYCEKVNAFQCTRGYGTVVFTGHSKLDLGCGFLLGCSEPKFGVILKQNKSHIGDLAPPLGWALEDEGVVSELVVEKIDSNGGPFNGESESIKCLHLAQVQESDCEPKMGVGDNRKEGGKEESDGKVDVRALALRLQTAKTVDDVEEILVDKRDLPLQVFSTIISSFGKEKKMDSALILFEWMKKRKIETNDSFGPNLFIYNGLLGVVKQSGQFAEMEAILNDMAKDGISYNVVTYNTLMAIYIEKGNYERALNVLEEIRRNGFTLSPVSYSQALLAYRRMEDCDGALSFFVELRENYHRGEIGEDGDGEDWEKEFVKLENFTIRVCYQVMRCWLVSSDNLSNKVLKFLVDMDNAGIPLTRADLERLVWACTREDHYIVVKELYTRIRERHDKISLSVCNHAIWLMGKAKKWWAALEIYEDLLDKGPKPNNLSYELVVSHFNFLLNAAKRKGIWRWGVRLLNKMEEKGLKPGSKEWNAVLVACSKASETTAAVQIFKRMVENGEKPTMISYGALLSALEKGKLYDDALRVWNHMVKVGVEPNAYTYTIMASIYTAQANFNRVDAIIQEMVTRGIEVTVVTYNAIITGCARNGMSSAAYEWFHRMKVQNINPNEITYEMLIEALANDGKPRLAYQLYTRAKSEGLTLSSKAYDAVVHSSQVNGATTELGLLGPRPADKKKKVQIRKTLTEFYNLAGVPRRSKPFDASEIYSSQTQETP from the coding sequence ATGATTAGCATTTGGCCCTTTAAAGTTAACAACTTGGTGGTCCCTCGCTTTGAAATAAGCCATTCCGGTATTTCTGATCCGAACAGGAGAAGAAGGGTGAAACTGGGTTTTGTTTTTAAGGTTTCTTATTGTGAAAAAGTTAATGCTTTTCAATGTACAAGAGGGTATGGGACTGTGGTGTTTACTGGACACTCAAAATTGGATTTGGGATGTGGGTTTTTGTTGGGATGCTCTGAACCCAAATTTGGTGTTATTTTAAAGCAAAACAAGAGTCATATTGGGGACTTGGCTCCACCCTTGGGGTGGGCATTGGAGGATGAAGGTGTTGTGAGTGAATTGGTTGTGGAGAAGATTGATTCTAATGGTGGACCTTTTAACGGTGAGTCGGAGAGTATAAAGTGTTTGCATTTGGCTCAAGTCCAGGAGAGTGACTGTGAACCAAAAATGGGCGTTGGGGACAATAGAAAGGAAGGTGGCAAAGAAGAGAGTGATGGTAAGGTTGATGTTAGAGCACTAGCCTTGAGACTGCAGACTGCGAAGACAGTGGATGATGTGGAGGAGATTCTTGTAGACAAGAGGGACTTGCCACTCCAGGTGTTTTCGACGATAATCAGCAGTTTtggtaaagaaaagaaaatggattCTGCTTTGATTCTTTTTGAatggatgaagaagagaaagatagaAACTAATGATTCTTTTGGGCCTaacctttttatatataacgGTCTATTAGGTGTCGTCAAACAATCTGGACAATTTGCAGAAATGGAAGCCATTTTGAATGATATGGCTAAAGATGGAATCTCCTATAATGTTGTGACATATAACACCTTGATGGCAATTTACATTGAGAAAGGAAACTATGAGAGAGCTCTCAACGTGCTTGAGGAGATCCGTAGAAATGGCTTTACCCTGTCTCCGGTATCCTATTCTCAAGCCTTGTTGGCATACCGGAGGATGGAAGATTGCGATGGAGCTCTAAGTTTTTTTGTTGAGTTAAGAGAAAATTACCATCGAGGTGAAATAGGAGAAGATGGCGATGGAGAAGATTGGGAGAAAGAATTTGTGAAGCTTGAGAATTTCACAATCCGTGTTTGCTATCAAGTAATGCGCTGTTGGCTTGTGAGTTCTGATAACTTGAGCAACAAGGTGTTGAAGTTTCTTGTTGATATGGACAATGCTGGGATTCCACTGACGCGGGCTGATCTTGAGCGGCTTGTGTGGGCTTGTACTCGTGAAGATCACTACATTGTTGTTAAAGAGCTGTACACCCGGATTAGAGAAAGGCATGATAAAATCAGCTTGTCTGTCTGCAACCATGCAATTTGGTTGATGGGGAAAGCAAAGAAATGGTGGGCTGCTTTGGAGATATATGAAGATTTATTGGACAAAGGGCCAAAACCAAATAACTTGTCATACGAACTCGTAGTCTCtcacttcaattttcttctcaatGCTGCCAAGAGAAAAGGAATTTGGAGATGGGGTGTTAGGTTGTTGAACAAGATGGAGGAGAAAGGCCTAAAACCTGGAAGTAAGGAATGGAATGCAGTTCTTGTGGCCTGTTCTAAGGCTTCGGAAACTACTGCAGCAGTGCAAATATTCAAGAGAATGGTGGAAAATGGTGAAAAGCCCACTATGATATCATATGGGGCTTTATTGAGTGCTCTTGAAAAGGGAAAACTCTATGATGATGCCCTCCGTGTGTGGAACCATATGGTCAAGGTTGGGGTTGAACCAAATGCATATACCTACACAATTATGGCTTCTATTTATACTGCACAGGCAAATTTTAACAGAGTTGATGCCATCATTCAGGAGATGGTAACCAGAGGAATTGAGGTAACAGTGGTGACATACAATGCCATAATCACTGGCTGTGCTCGTAATGGTATGAGCAGTGCAGCATATGAATGGTTTCATAGAATGAAAGTTCAAAACATCAACCCCAATGAGATAACTTATGAAATGCTGATTGAGGCCCTTGCAAATGATGGAAAACCAAGGCTGGCATATCAGTTATATACGAGAGCCAAGAGTGAAGGCCTTACCCTCTCTTCTAAAGCTTATGATGCAGTTGTGCATTCCTCTCAGGTTAATGGTGCAACCACCGAATTAGGTCTTTTAGGACCTCGGCCTGCtgataaaaagaagaaagtgcAAATTAGAAAAACATTGACTGAATTCTACAATCTGGCCGGTGTTCCCAGGAGAAGTAAACCGTTTGATGCAAGTGAAATTTATAGCTCACAGACACAAGAAACTCCATAA
- the LOC106760928 gene encoding uncharacterized protein LOC106760928 — MAVSLCRSRTASSLNLFANTLRRFSTGVTNTSAQRTPESIVNQMMYSDINSRIGSCMPVSAMRIGTIIHNIELNPGQGGKLVRAAGTSAKILKEPTSAYCLIQMPSGVKKLIDSRCRATIGIVSNPSHGDRKLRKAGQRRWLGRRPVVRGVAMNPVDHPHGGGEGKSKSGGKWGRGSLTPWGKPTKGGYKTGPLKRRS; from the exons ATGGCTGTGTCACTATGCAGAAGTCGCACTGCTTCATCACTCAATTTGTTTGCCAATACTCTTCGCCGATTCTCTACTG GGGTGACAAACACCAGTGCTCAAAGAACGCCAGAGAGTATAGTGAATCAAATGATGTATTCTGACATAAACTCACGAATTGGGAGTTGCATGCCAGTGTCTGCAATGCGAATTGGAACAATCATTCACAACATTGAATTGAACCCAGGGCAAGGTGGCAAGCTTGTCCGAGCTGCAGGAACTAGTGCAAAGATCTTGAAAGAGCCCACATCAGCATATTGTTTAATCCAGATGCCCTCTGGTGTTAAAAAGTTAATTGATTCTCGGTGTAGGGCCACCATTGGTATTGTGTCTAATCCAAGCCATGGGGATCGCAAGCTTAGGAAGGCCGGACAGAGACGATGGCTTGGTCGTAGACCTGTTGTTCGAGGAGTGGCTATGAATCCCGTAGATCATCCTCATGGGGGAGGAGAGGGTAAAAGCAAGAGTGGTGGAAAATGGGGAAGAGGATCTCTCACTCCTTGGGGCAAGCCAACCAAGGGTGGCTATAAGACTGGACCCCTGAAGCGCAGAAGTTAG
- the LOC106761156 gene encoding ATP synthase mitochondrial F1 complex assembly factor 2, protein MAHSIIRKCIKPASPNFMAALSVPLIHRRLTTVAAAGEEPTQSSSQSSFTFSSDGDKVYVKGPSGKWKSTSSVTMPMSFMTGSIVGKRFYNVVKTRQADDGNGWTVMLDYRTLKTPSKRPLKLPTLPLAKAIAAEWEYQLIDGIRPFTMPLMRLACTALERVPLTRSKIIENLMKKFNQDLVFCRAPDDDELTTYVHDRQVEKIDPLLYWVETEFGFKPVVYSSFFGGKQEDGLVTAIENLLKKTDDCELATIDAIAASAHSLIIAIGMVHGKLQIEEAIELIRLEEDSQVDRWGLVEGGHDVDIADLRVQISSAIVFLGLSRSI, encoded by the exons atggCTCATTCGATAATAAGAAAATGCATAAAACCAGCGAGTCCCAATTTCATGGCGGCACTCTCCGTTCCCTTGATTCATCGGCGGCTGACGACGGTGGCAGCGGCGGGTGAGGAGCCTACGCAGTCGTCATCACAGTCGTCGTTCACGTTCTCTTCAGATGGGGACAAGGTGTACGTGAAGGGGCCATCCGGGAAGTGGAAGTCAACGTCGTCGGTTACGATGCCGATGTCGTTCATGACGGGGTCGATCGTCGGGAAGCGGTTTTACAATGTCGTGAAGACTCGACAAGCCGATGACGGGAACGGATGGACGGTGATGCTCGATTACAGAACCCTAAAGACACCTTCCAAGAGACCACTCAAGCTTCCAACCCTTCCTCTTGCCAAAGCCATTGCTGCTGAATGGGAATATCAG CTAATAGATGGCATAAGACCCTTCACAATGCCTCTCATGAGACTTGCTTGCACTGCCCTGGAAAGAGTTCCCCTCACAAGGAGCAAAATTATTGagaatttgatgaagaaattTAATCAAGATTTAGTATTTTGTCGAGCACCTGATGACGATGAGCTGACAACCTATGTGCATG ATCGTCAGGTGGAGAAAATTGATCCGTTGCTTTACTGGGTGGAGACCGAATTTGGCTTTAAGCCTGTTGTTTACTCCAGCTTTTTTGGTGGAAAGCAAGAAGATGGTCTTGTAACAGCTATTGAGAACCTTCTAAAGAAAACAGATGATTGCGAATTGGCAACAATTGATGCTATAGCAGCATCAGCACATTCATTAATTATTGCCATTGGAATGGTGCACGGGAAATTGCAAATCGAGGAAGCTATTGAACTTATTAGACTTGAAGAAGATTCTCAG GTGGACAGGTGGGGCCTTGTAGAAGGTGGCCATGATGTGGATATTGCTGATCTAAGAGTGCAGATTTCATCAGCAATTGTATTTCTTGGTTTGTCAAGAAGCATATAG